The following is a genomic window from Desulfofarcimen acetoxidans DSM 771.
ATAGTACAGGGATTAAGCAAAAACCTTTTCAAAAAGTCTAAGCGATCCACTACTTCATCTCCTATATTAAGCTTAACTGTATATTTACCTTATACCAAAAAAAAATACCTAAATCAAGAGGCAATTGTAATTAATAGCCTGATTATTATTATTATCCATCTAAAGCCGTTTGTTCTTTTTCCTTACCAGTAAGAAACATTCCAAGTAAGGCCGCTGCCAGCGGCAATAAAAATACTAAGTGCACTGCAGAAGATACACCGTAAATATCAGCATATTTTCCGATAATTGATACAGCCAAGCCTCCCATACCAACAGCAAAACCTACACTTAATCCCGAAGCTAAAGCTTTATTATCAGGTATAACTTCCTGGGAAGCAGCTACAATAACAGAAAACGAGGATAATAGTGACATACCGCCTAAACCCAACAATACAAATGAAAGCATCCCAGAAGTATATAAAAAACCATAAAAAAATACCGAGGACAAAAGAAGAGAACCGACAATCAGAGGTTTTCTGCCATATTCGTCTGAAATATAACCTCCGATTAGACCACCTGCCGCTCCTGCCACTAATGTGGAAAACATGAGGTATCCCGTACTTTCCGGAGAAAATTTGCGTGATAAAAGATATAGAGGCAGCAGCGTCATTAAGCCTGTATGTACAAGGGAACGCACAGCCACAACCAGCATCAGTTTAGACAATTCATTGGAAGATTTTTTTAAAGCCCCAATAACCTGGTTTAATCCGGGAGACTCAATATTATGCCGTTCAGGCCTGGGAGCTAACCAGTATAAAAAAACTGCAGTTATGATACCAGGTATGATTATTATCCACGTATAAGCAATACCAAGGTAATGAAAAAGCGGCAACAAAATAAGAGGGCTGATCGCCAGCCCAATATTTCCTGCGGCAATAAAAAAAGCCAGAATAAAACCTTTATGGTTACCGCTTACCTGACCCACCATACCCATAGCTTGCGGATGAAAAGCCGCGGTACCCATACCGGAAAGAGCCGCGACCACCAACAGCGCGGGGTAATCAGGCATAATACCACTAATCCCAAGCAAAAGAGACATCCACATGGTACCAACATAAACCAGCCACCT
Proteins encoded in this region:
- a CDS encoding MFS transporter — protein: MSQIKWGTVLTLSFAHMMNDLCTNMLPQLIPFLIALRGFSITNGATLVSAFTITSSLLQPVFGYLVDQKGHRWLVYVGTMWMSLLLGISGIMPDYPALLVVAALSGMGTAAFHPQAMGMVGQVSGNHKGFILAFFIAAGNIGLAISPLILLPLFHYLGIAYTWIIIIPGIITAVFLYWLAPRPERHNIESPGLNQVIGALKKSSNELSKLMLVVAVRSLVHTGLMTLLPLYLLSRKFSPESTGYLMFSTLVAGAAGGLIGGYISDEYGRKPLIVGSLLLSSVFFYGFLYTSGMLSFVLLGLGGMSLLSSFSVIVAASQEVIPDNKALASGLSVGFAVGMGGLAVSIIGKYADIYGVSSAVHLVFLLPLAAALLGMFLTGKEKEQTALDG